The region GCGACATCCCGGGGGTGCGCCTCATTGGCACCGCGGCAGAAAAGGCCGGTGTGCTCTCGTTCACGATGGACTGCGCCCACCCGCACGACATCGGGACCATTCTGGATGGCTTCGGCATCGCCATTCGGGCCGGTCACCATTGCGCCCAGCCGCTGATGCGGCGATATGGTGTTCCCGCCACCGCGCGCGCGTCATTCTACCTGTACAACACGCGCGATGAGGTCGACCGCCTCGTGCAGGGCATTCACCACGTGCGTTCCGTCTTTGCCTGACGATGGACCTCGGCAATCTCTACCAGGACGTCATCCTCGAGCACAACCGCAATCCCCGCAACTGGGGAGAGCTCTCGCCCCCCAGTGAGCGTGCCGACGGGCGCAACCCGATGTGCGGCGACGAGGTCACGGTCTGGCTCAAGCTCGACGGCGATCGCATCACTGAGGTGACGTTCGTCGGCACCGGCTGCGCGATCTCCAAGGCGTCGGCGTCGATGATGACACAGGCGGTGAAGGGGAAGACCGTCGCCGAGGCCGAGTCGACCTTCGAGCAGTTCCACGCGATGGTCACCGGGC is a window of Gemmatimonadaceae bacterium DNA encoding:
- a CDS encoding SUF system NifU family Fe-S cluster assembly protein, which codes for MDLGNLYQDVILEHNRNPRNWGELSPPSERADGRNPMCGDEVTVWLKLDGDRITEVTFVGTGCAISKASASMMTQAVKGKTVAEAESTFEQFHAMVTGHHPSPGTDAMLGKLKVFAGVARFPARVKCASLSWHALREALESGKARQR